tacGTGTGCATATATcgccacacttaattgtagccttcaggggatgggtgaggaaagaagggatgagaacaaaggaaaatatgatagagagaacaaaaaaacatacaaggaagcaaagaaaagagagacagctttcaaaacaatgtgtagtatttagtatgtgtgtgttcatcctctgTTGCAGAGGCTTTcttgaaatacaaatatatttctgtatatctTGAATCATCTCTCACATTCTGCCTGGCACAtgcctttccttttttgtattgTTTCGGTATTtaagtttgctttttcttttcttatttcgtGTTTAAGATTTTTACAATAaccaaaaataagaaaggaaatgaaaataactttaaagGCCTTTCCAGCTTCTTAACTACAATCCTACGATGTACAAAATGAGAAAGCATGAGTAGTTGATCCTCAAGATCCTGCATCACTCTCACATTCTGTGTTACACTTTAAAGCCTTTTTTAATTTAGATGCTATATATTCTATACCTAGATGTAATAGTCTGTGTtatatattctaaggtcccttcaagttctGACCAGTATGTCCAGGTTCCTTCTCCTTGAAATGATGGGAAAACCCTACATAGGTAGCATGTACAGACTGCTTTAAGATTTccagagcactttacatacattatctcatcggAGTCACACAATCTTGGGAGATGGgtgctttttacaaatgaagaagctgagggaCATAGATGTCAAGTGAGGTGACCAGAGTCAAACAGAtgataagcatctgaggcagaatatgaactcaagtcttcatggcTCCTGGTATAAGCTCTATCCTCTGTTCCCCCATCTGCCCCCTAGGAGGACTCCAGATCTAAATCACATGAACTGATAAATTCTACATCTCTCATGCTTCTTCAGTTCTCTCAGGTTGGCACCACTATGTCTGTGGAAGTGGGGAATCGGACCACCTTGACTGAATTCATCTTAATTGGCTTCTCAGCTGATCCCCATATGCAACTGGTCTACTTCGGAGCTTTTTTGGTTCTCTATTTGGTAACACTGGCAGGGAACATGACTCTAATTATCTTAATCAGGATTGACTCCCGTTTGCATACCCCAATGTATTTTTTCGCTGGGAGTCTGTCGTTATTAGATTTCTGGTATGTATCTGTGTACACCCCCAAAATCCTGGCCACCTGTATATCAGAGGACAAGCGTATAACCTTAGCAGGCTGTGGtgcccaatttttcttctctgctgcTGTGGCTTACATTGAGTGTTACCTCCTTGCTGCTATGGCCTATGACCGTTATGCAGCAATCTGTAATCCCTTTCTCTATTCAGCTGCCATGTCCAGGTCTGTCTGTGTTGGGTTGGTTGCTGGGTCCTATGTAGGTGGTTTCTTAAATGTCATAGCCCACACTGCTAACACATTTCGCTTGAAATTTTGTGGGAGAAATATCATTGACCACTTTTTCTGTGATGCACCACCCTTGGTAAAGATGTCCTGCACTGATACTAAGGTCTATGAGAAGGTGCTTCTGGGAATGGTTGATTTCACAGTTTTCTCTAGCATACTAGTCATTCTGATAGCCTACTTCAATATTCTCCTGGCCATCCTTAGGATCCCTTCAGCCTCGGGAAGACAGAAGGCTTTCTCCACCTGTGCCTCCCACATGATCTCTGTCATGCTCTCCTATGGGTCCATACTCTTCATGTACTCAAGACCCACCTCCACCTATTCCCTGGAGAAGGACAAGTTGGCTGTCCTGCTCTACACAGTGGTGAATCCCTTACTGAACCCCATATAGCTCCAGGAACAAGGATGTGAAAGAGGCCTTCAGGAAAGCAATAGAGAGTATCAAAATGATAAGGTGATTTTAATTTAcagctaaaatatttttatcaccCTTCTAAAAATAGAGGACAAATCAATCATGTGTTTTCTCATTGCATTCTTATTGAAATGTATTCAAAGAGGACATGTTattatattgatttagaaaatggttgcaaaagggaaagagacagcAAAGTTTGAAGGAAAGAGTCATTTACTAGAAGACAAGAGAATGGAGCTCTCCTGTGTACATTACCATCTTTTCCCTGGATGATCTAGGACAGGGAACATAActtttttagcctcagtttccttatcgatAAAGTGCGATTTTGAAATAAATTCTGAAGTCCTGATATATTCCAAAGCATATTATTCAAATTTGGTTctattcaaaaagtatttatttaagcAGTAATAAGATTTATATAGACCATAGActttggaaattttcttttcttgagcTTTTCTTCTTTTGCACGTATTCATAAATCGATGAGCACCCTGAACTTCTTATTAGGCAAGGCAAAACTGAGTTATGGTAGATTGTGTCCAGTTATTCACATGAAGGTTGATCTTTCTGTCCATGTAACCCTGAGAGGTAACTTAACCTCTGAATGCTCTTGGAAAATctgtaagattataaattgtggGGAGAAAGGTTGCTTGTAATGGTGGAGGAATGAATTTATCTCTAAAAGATCatagtctcccactgcatcctgtgccaccaccagttgtcctgatctatagtTCTGCCTATGgatatatctggtcactggatccagattcctctggaggaagaagtgaggctggtgaatttgcacagccctccctgcaTTAAACTCAACCTAATTGCAACTCATGACATCATctttctgatatcatggtcttcttcgagaccaaaggaaaaacaacattGAGAAAATACCCTCAAgaaattttctaaaaaataaattcaatttccAATCCTCATTCTGatgacataaaattaaaatgtacatTGATCTAATGGGTTAAAATTAGCTcacacatattttcatattatttcaatatcaaaataaaagtcagcccaataaagatttttttaaaaaaaagttaggaaaTTTTCATACCTTCTATTTGTAAATCATTCATACAATGCTGAGCTCTCAatggaaataatttcatttttgctcCTATATAGAAAGCCGCCAGGATTGATCTAATTTCCTAAAAAAACTGAAAGTCATCATAGTATGAATAAAGAATAAAAGTCTGTGTCGCTTCTCGGGGCTGTCCCTGAGCCGTCGCCTGGAAGCGTACCGTTCCTGTAAGCTAACCGATTTCCCTGTCTTCAGACCTCTCCAGCCCCTCCTGtcggggaggggaatgaccaaacagtgcaCCCGAGGAGGCAGCTTTACTTCACTTTATTGGTTACATCATCCTCCCGACCTTCCCTTGTACCCCTCCTATATACCCTGCTGGGGCTTCTCCCATGTtccgccctggaggcagagccaacTCCGTAAGGGCGTTCCCAGCACCCGGAGGCGGGTTCTCATCCTCGGGCGGCTCCGGGCTCACCAGGGGACCACggtccagagctcggccctctacaTGTCCCCACTCTTTCTACAAAAATATGAGGTTAATTCATGTCTGAAGTTTCCAtcgcttaaaaaaaaaaatcaaagtatatTCTAATCTATTCCGAGGCTCCAACCCTTGTCCAGATAGccaaagagaagcagagaagctGTTCTTTTGGAAGGAACAAGTGTCCATTGTGATTTTACCAACTGAAGATGTCTAAGCCATTACAGAAACATTGACCTCATGATAAAGTTTTTTCCAAGAATAATGTCACACATAAGGTTGAATATAGCACTTGATTGATGAAAATCATCTTTCATGTTATTGAGAATacatacattttgtttttcattccctTACTAAACAGTTCATAACACCGTAGGAACGTATTTGAGGAAAATTAGATTTCTGTTGTCTATTTAGGTCTTGCATCTAAACGACCGAATTTTAAAGCTGTATGTCACATATTAACATCGTTTCATAAGAGCACCAGATATTTACCTACAAATTATATTGCTGAAGctctattatctccatttcataagAGAtgccattttcaattttttaattaaattatttcatttcttttcagtgttctacaaacacatatatcttagatttttcccattcctccctcttttctatcCCGCCCTCTCCACTTCCTCCCTGAggtggcatgcaattttatatagattctacacagaattcctattaaatacattttcatgttagtcatgttgcgtagaagaattaaaatgaatgggagaaatcataaaacaaaacaaaatataacacataagaaatggtctgcttcattctgctatcgaattccttaattctttctctgcataCTGAAGGCATTTTTGACTCGAGTCCATTtggattttttaagtccttgcattgcaatgaagtactaagtctaccagaaaaatttctcgcacactctggttgttgctgtgtacaaagttctactggttctgctccttttgctcagcagcagatcatgtaagtcattccaggcctctctgaagtcttcttatttttcatagcacaacagtatttcattacattcatataccacaatttattcagtcattccctaattgggCATCCCCAAAATGCCATCCCTTTAAATCAAAGgctttggccaccacaaaaagagctgtcataaaaatttttgtacatgtggaaccctttctcatatttatgatctcttagggatacaatcctagaagcgttattgctgggtcaaagggtatgcatatttttgtagccctttgaacataattccaaattgttcctcataatgactggatcagctcacagctccactagcaATGAATTCCAActctctcccatcttctccaacatttatcgtcttcctgttttgtcttgttagccaatctgacaagtGTGTTgttgtatctcagagttgttttcacgtgcatctctctaattaatagtgatttaaagcattttttcatatgattatagatagcttcaattccttcctctgaaaattaacTGTTCAAAcactttgaacatttatcaattggggacaattttcaatttttttattatttatttttaacacagtttatagcagataaagcaattccaacttttggacAGGTGATacttttttaagcatttattatatggcccacaaaagaaattttttttttaaacattaaccaactgagacacaaataatatttatgttgctaacttcacaagctcttgagctaattgtctccacaatattaccaagaattaaaggaccctaacttattgttgttggtctaaagtcctacgCCTAATGCCTTAATTTGACACTTAACCtgggatgttcccctaccaataatctataattgaatagatcttgtattaagtttacaaaccttttgactataggaaattgccaccaagagtagggacgttGCAGGGATACAGTgtcttcccaacttcatgtcagttccaggcacgattagattatccacttgcattcagtcaggcttaaagtctgccaggtgtcagtggggaaatcgagtcaggagaatcctacctcagcccaggatgaacagtcgctctcccacccttccccttgagatcaccttatgcacttcatatcagcatctcatcagcttactggcatcatgtattggaggctccgatcacctttcttgctacccatacctggagttagagtcagaagaagtcacttaatagtcccatagcatctgaaaatggcaagttccaataaccaggtttcaaatatgattatagtttcactttggctaaggaacatcttttgaggcaggtCTTAAGTgtcttacatgcctttctatacttgttctagttcctgattaaatgccaatcataaaatcaaatttaccattaaagtCTTGACTTTAATGCCATATTTCACCCGAGGCTACcctcctctaggaaatttagactgaaattcttttctccaaactaaagatgtcattgatttattctcagtaattaattcactCTATTGTTTtcatactaattgcttttacctcactttgtagcatgtccaatttttctccccatcactcccctcccccgacttcctaataccttgcattctggttgttCCTTCCCTCactgtaccctcccctccatcacaccccacccctctcctatccacatcttctctcttttcttgcagggcaagataaatttccataccccatccCTGTAGTTCCTATTttccgattatatgcaataaaattctcaacattcgtttctaatactttgaattccaacttctctccctcccccctccctcttcagCCCTACTAAGAAGGCAACCAATTTAATACACACTAAATATAtgttattttgcaaaagacttccatagtaatcatgttgtgtaatactaattatattgccctctgacctaccctatcccccttttcccccctacaattgaccttgtcctttctcgaaagtgtttatttctagtgactcatttctcccatttgccctcccttctaacattcccctcactccacttgtcgcctcctctcctatataagttttcatatcaaatttagtgagcatgttattctctccttcagcacatgtggggagagtagctttattttccccctctccccttctcccttatcccctccgatgaataagatttttcttatgtcttttatgaGTTGTAGCCTTCCCCATTCcattattccttttctcttccgggagttttcctccttcactccttaatttatattttattttattttattttatttctctgtgtgtgtgtgtgtgtgtgtgtgtgtgtatcatctctTCTGGTATACCACACCCTGTATTCTCTATCTATgcgtgtttatgtgtgtgtgtacgtacaatcattccaactacccaaatactgagaaaagtttcaagagttaaaaaaaagtattttctttccatgtagtaatgtaaacagttcagctttagacagTCTTTTacgatttttcttttctgtttactttttcatagttctcttgattcttgtcttgggaagtcaaatttttaaatacagatctggtcttttcctcaacaggAAATCTTGAAATTctactatatcactgaatgaccattttttcccttgaaatattatattcagatttgctgggtaggtgattcttggcttcaatcccaatTCCCTCGAattctgaaatatctcactccaagaccttcgatcccttaatgttgaagctgccagatcctgtgttatcctgatcgtatttccacagcactcaaattgtttctttctagctgcttttggtattttctccttgatctcggaactctgaaatttggccacaatattcctaggactttctctgtccgggtttctttcaggaagtgatcgatgaattctttccataataattttgccctctgattctataacatcaggggggttttccttgataatttcatggaagataatgtctaggctctttttttgatcatggctttcaggtaggccaataatttttaaattatttttcctgaatctgttttccaggtcagttgtttttccaatgagttgttgcaccttatcttctatttttttcaaatttttggttttaattactaaattcttggtttaactcatagtcattcgtttccctgaactcaattgtctctttcaacgaattattttcttcagtgaggttttgaagcTTCtgctccatttggctaattctgctttttaaaacctccttctcctcgttgacgttttggacctcttttcccaattgagttagcctctttttaaagctgttattttcctcagcatttttttttgtttgtttctcctttagtaagctgctaacttgttttttgaggtcttctgtttcctgagcccattttaagttctttttggaggcagaggccttcttttcctctgacagtatgccttgttcttcctcattcgaaaggatggggggagacacctgttttccaagaaagtaaccttgtatggtcttttgttttcccttttttgggcattttctcagccagttccttgacttctcagtttcttctccacaaTCACCTCCCCTTCAGTTCAGCCCAGCCAGTGCCTGGGtgttgagattcaaatgctgctcccaagccttaggggcttttggcgggggcggggatgctattcagtgtgagattaagttcacctgctcaggagggggcagggttGCCACTCGGtacttagttccctcaggggttttacgAGGACACCTTCAACGGATGCGGGCCACTGCCTGGTTGGGAGCCCTCATCCACTGCCACCTCCACTGCTGTCtgctgagggggcctgagttatgggggcatcccTCTCCCCTGTCGACCAGCCgaaaagcccctctcactgacctttggcgcttgtgggttgagggacctgcgctgccactggagattccatccctgaaggcTGCTCGGAACTGCTCCTCTCGGTCCCACATGGCCAAGGTAGGGCTCGATTCTGCTCCTTGTCTGTTGTGCATCAGACCTTTCtcgtcggtttttcaggtctctctggaacagaaatctcctccactccgttgttctgtggcttctgctgttctagaatttgttgagggttcttctttacaggtattttatgggctgggggtaagagctaagcgtatgtgtatctttctattctgccactTTGGCTCTTAcacattttctactttttttaacGGGAAATATGTCCCAGGAAAATAATGGCATTAAATGTAATTTGTaacaaaaaatatagaaagatttacataaagGATTTGTAATTTTTTCAGGATTATTACATGACAGATGATGACAACACATACACTACTCAGCtgatgacctggagaaggaagtgtGAAACCACCCTTGTGTCATAGACACAAGATAAAAGATAAACttaaacggggtcacaaagagtgtaATTGACACAACTCAAGAAAAACAACAAGATAAATATTAAAGTGTTGCTTTAGATTGATCAAGCGAATTTTCAAAAGAATGTCAGTCAACTTCCTCAAAAACGGTGGCTCTTTATcatcaaaacacaaaacaaattgctttgtttggcatttaaagccttccaaAATGGGACCCTTTTCTACTTTTAAGTTCTTTTAATATGTTGCTCTCCTCCACGTACTTGAATTTTCTGATATACCAGATTTATCTCTGATTCTTTCactccattttctctttgtgttGATGTATTAGCTTTCCCTTTTGCGTAGAatacttttcctcctcctcctcatttcctaGTTTCCCTGCCGTCCTTCAAGATTTGGTTGAAATCCCACCATCCACAAAATGGCATTCCCCCAAGCTACTAATGCCCTCTCCACTAAGGTTGTTCTCCTTATACTATGTGTATAAGTACTTATTGTATTACACCTATTATCACATATTATAATGCTTATTTTACAGTATACCTATTATCATATACTTATGCATAAGTATGTTCAAGGGTTTTCATTGCAAATAAAATGTGATCTCTTTTAGAACAGGgtctatttttatctttcttcatatcATCAGCACGTAGTACCTGGGGCACACAATAAGacattaataaatactcattggcTAAAGGACTGAATGACTTGTTTGAAATACACATAGTCCATTTTCACACATTgccagaagtgggatttgagcacAGATGTCCCCGACTATAAACATAGAACAAAAGTCACTATAACCAACACTTGCCTGTACTAGCAATTAAACAATGAAACGCACTTGAATGAACAATCACATTTTTCTTCAAACATGACTCCTAATTTACGTGGCTAGACCCAGATGGGTAGGATATGACTATTTAAGTCTATTTAAGCCTCACCTCTTATTAGACAATTTGCTGCATAAAAAGAAGGCATATTCTAGAGAACTATTAATAGAAAACATTTGGCAGACCTCTGAATGTCAGATGGAAGTGACATCAAATATATGTGTGATTTTGGGGGTCAAAAACAACGTTTCCTTCAAACTCAGGAAGTTATTTTGAAGAGTTTCTTCAGGGCTTCTTTCACATCCTTGCTCCTTAGGCTGTAGATCATAGGGTTCAACATAGGAAAGAGCACAGTGTAAAATGTGGAGACAATTTTGTCCCTCTCCAGGGCATAGCTGGAACTTGGGCGAGAATAAATATAGAGGATAGAGCCATAGTATAAAGTAACAGAAATCAAGTGAGAAGAACAGGTAGAAAAGGCTTTGAGTCGACCTTGCGCAGAGCGGATCCTCAAGATGGCAGCAATGATAAAAAGGTACGAGGCCAGGATTAATAGAGTAGGAGTGATGACATTGGAGGCCAAGAGGAAGTAGAGCACCTCCTGGTAACTCTCCTTTACATTACATGCTAGCTTCACCAATGGTGGGACATCACAGAAGAAGTCATCAATGATATTATCCCCACAGAAATTCAGGGTGAATGTATTGCTAGTAAGTATGGTAGCATTAACAAAACCACCAACGTAGGAAATGCCAACCAGACATATACATAACCATCTAGACATGGCCTGAGCATAGAGCAATGGATTGGAGATGGCCATGTAACGGCCATATGCCATTGCAGCCAATAAATAACATTCACTATATGCTAGTCCAGctgagaagaaaaactgagacacGCATCCATCAAAGGAGATGTTTTTGTCTGCAGAGACACAGGTCGCCATAATTTTGGGTGTATAAACAGAAGAACACCAGAGATCCAGAAAAGACAGATTCCCAATGAAGAAATACATGGGGCTGTGCAGCCGGGAGTCTG
The DNA window shown above is from Notamacropus eugenii isolate mMacEug1 chromosome 2, mMacEug1.pri_v2, whole genome shotgun sequence and carries:
- the LOC140523264 gene encoding olfactory receptor 9G4-like, giving the protein MQLVYFGAFLVLYLVTLAGNMTLIILIRIDSRLHTPMYFFAGSLSLLDFWYVSVYTPKILATCISEDKRITLAGCGAQFFFSAAVAYIECYLLAAMAYDRYAAICNPFLYSAAMSRSVCVGLVAGSYVGGFLNVIAHTANTFRLKFCGRNIIDHFFCDAPPLVKMSCTDTKVYEKVLLGMVDFTVFSSILVILIAYFNILLAILRIPSASGRQKAFSTCASHMISVMLSYGSILFMYSRPTSTYSLEKDKLAVLLYTVVNPLLNPI
- the LOC140523265 gene encoding olfactory receptor 9G19-like → MEKYNYTVSEFILLGFTQDPMMQLILFVLFLMVYFFTLVGNITLIVLIYTDSRLHSPMYFFIGNLSFLDLWCSSVYTPKIMATCVSADKNISFDGCVSQFFFSAGLAYSECYLLAAMAYGRYMAISNPLLYAQAMSRWLCICLVGISYVGGFVNATILTSNTFTLNFCGDNIIDDFFCDVPPLVKLACNVKESYQEVLYFLLASNVITPTLLILASYLFIIAAILRIRSAQGRLKAFSTCSSHLISVTLYYGSILYIYSRPSSSYALERDKIVSTFYTVLFPMLNPMIYSLRSKDVKEALKKLFKITS